From Camelus bactrianus isolate YW-2024 breed Bactrian camel chromosome 16, ASM4877302v1, whole genome shotgun sequence, the proteins below share one genomic window:
- the RNFT1 gene encoding E3 ubiquitin-protein ligase RNFT1 isoform X3 — protein sequence MATPQVSLFYRRQSPKAKKSGSRKKYPRVMQANCSQLHSPSGAAGSEDAAASQCVQTRLTGEASCLYCGDVHIQMNSMLKECAENTSSGNTRSGVHSCTHGCAHSRFRSHSHSEARQPDDTNTESGDHGISLGIGLLTTFIYANKSIVNQVFLRERCSKIHCAWLLVFLAGSSVLLYYTFHSQSLYYSLIFLNPSLDHSNFWEVLWIVGITDFILKFLFMGLKCLILLVPSFIMPFKSKGYWYMLLEELCQYYRTFVPIPVWFRYLISYGEFGNVTRWSLGILLALLYLILKLRDPWVQIDVSAPPPPGSQALEQAKKMAVSESHLSFHQWWCCAVSSGLAEMLLDFFGHLRTFRRVLRIFFTRPSYGVAASKRQCSDAYGICSVCQAEFQKPILLICQHIFCEECITLWLNREKTCPLCRTVISDHVYKWKDGATSSQLQIY from the exons ATGGCGACTCCCCAAGTCTCCTTATTTTACAG GAGACAGAGCCCTAAAGCAAAGAAATCTGGATCACGGAAAAAGTATCCAAGGGTCATGCAAGCCAACTGTAGCCAACTTCACAGCCCTTCAGGAGCTGCAGGCAGTGAGGATGCTGCAGCTTCCCAGTGTGTTCAAACAAGATTGACAGGAGAAGCTTCCTGTCTTTATTGTGGAGATGTTCATATCCAGATGAACTCCATGCTGAAAGAATGTGCTGAAAATACAAGCTCTGGAAATACAAGGTCAGGTGTCCATAGCTGTACCCATGGATGTGCACATAGTCGCTTCCGGAGTCACTCCCACAGTGAAGCAAGGCAGCCTGATGATACAAACACGGAGTCTGGAGATCATG GAATTTCTCTTGGAATTGGGCTGCTTACAACTTTTATATATGCAAACAAAAGCATTGTAAATCAGGTTTTTCTAAGA gaaaGGTGCTCAAAGATTCATTGTGCTTGGTTACTGGTATTCTTAGCAGGATCTTCTGTTCTTTTATATTACACCTTTCATTCTCAATCACTTTATTACAG cttaatttttttaaatccttctttGGACCATTCGAACTTCTGGGAAGTGCTTTGGATTGTTGGAATTACAGACTTCATTCTGAAATTCCTCTTCATGGGCTTAAAATGCCTTATTTTATTGGTGCCTTCTTTCATTATGCCTTTTAAATCCAAG ggTTACTGGTATATGCTTTTAGAAGAATTATGTCAGTATTACCGAACTTTTGTTCCCATACCAGTTTGGTTTCGTTACCTTATAAGCTATGGGGAGTTTGGTAATGTAACTAGATGGAGTCTTGGGATATTGCTGGCTTTACTCTACCTCATACTAAAA TTGCGGGACCCCTGGGTACAGATTGATGTttcagcccctcctccacctggGAGCCAAGCACTGGAGCAAGCCAAGAAGATGGCTGTGTCTGAATCCCACCTCTCTTTTCACCAGTGGTGGTGCTGCGCAGTGTCTTCTGGGCTAGCAGAGATG cttctggACTTTTTTGGACATCTAAGAACTTTCAGACGGGTTTTGCGAATTTTTTTTACACGACcg AGTTACGGAGTGGCTGCCAGCAAGAGACAGTGTTCAGATGCGTATGGTATTTGTTCAGTATGTCAAGCTGAATTTCAAAAGCCAATTCTTCTCATCTGTCag CATATATTTTGTGAAGAGTGCATTACCTTATggcttaacagagagaaaacatgTCCGTTGTGCAGAACTGTGATTTCAGACCATGTATACAAATGGAAAGATGGAGCCACTTCATCACAGCTTCAGATATATTAA
- the RNFT1 gene encoding E3 ubiquitin-protein ligase RNFT1 isoform X4, which translates to MATPQVSLFYRRQSPKAKKSGSRKKYPRVMQANCSQLHSPSGAAGSEDAAASQCVQTRLTGEASCLYCGDVHIQMNSMLKECAENTSSGNTRSGVHSCTHGCAHSRFRSHSHSEARQPDDTNTESGDHGSSSSSEFRYLFKWLQKSIPYILILGVKLFMQHITGISLGIGLLTTFIYANKSIVNQVFLRERCSKIHCAWLLVFLAGSSVLLYYTFHSQSLYYSLIFLNPSLDHSNFWEVLWIVGITDFILKFLFMGLKCLILLVPSFIMPFKSKGYWYMLLEELCQYYRTFVPIPVWFRYLISYGEFGNVTRWSLGILLALLYLILKLLDFFGHLRTFRRVLRIFFTRPSYGVAASKRQCSDAYGICSVCQAEFQKPILLICQHIFCEECITLWLNREKTCPLCRTVISDHVYKWKDGATSSQLQIY; encoded by the exons ATGGCGACTCCCCAAGTCTCCTTATTTTACAG GAGACAGAGCCCTAAAGCAAAGAAATCTGGATCACGGAAAAAGTATCCAAGGGTCATGCAAGCCAACTGTAGCCAACTTCACAGCCCTTCAGGAGCTGCAGGCAGTGAGGATGCTGCAGCTTCCCAGTGTGTTCAAACAAGATTGACAGGAGAAGCTTCCTGTCTTTATTGTGGAGATGTTCATATCCAGATGAACTCCATGCTGAAAGAATGTGCTGAAAATACAAGCTCTGGAAATACAAGGTCAGGTGTCCATAGCTGTACCCATGGATGTGCACATAGTCGCTTCCGGAGTCACTCCCACAGTGAAGCAAGGCAGCCTGATGATACAAACACGGAGTCTGGAGATCATGGTAGTAGCTCCTCCTCAGAATTCCGATATCTCTTCAAATGGTTGCAAAAAAGTATTCCATATATTTTGATTCTGGGTGTCAAACTTTTTATGCAGCATATAACAG GAATTTCTCTTGGAATTGGGCTGCTTACAACTTTTATATATGCAAACAAAAGCATTGTAAATCAGGTTTTTCTAAGA gaaaGGTGCTCAAAGATTCATTGTGCTTGGTTACTGGTATTCTTAGCAGGATCTTCTGTTCTTTTATATTACACCTTTCATTCTCAATCACTTTATTACAG cttaatttttttaaatccttctttGGACCATTCGAACTTCTGGGAAGTGCTTTGGATTGTTGGAATTACAGACTTCATTCTGAAATTCCTCTTCATGGGCTTAAAATGCCTTATTTTATTGGTGCCTTCTTTCATTATGCCTTTTAAATCCAAG ggTTACTGGTATATGCTTTTAGAAGAATTATGTCAGTATTACCGAACTTTTGTTCCCATACCAGTTTGGTTTCGTTACCTTATAAGCTATGGGGAGTTTGGTAATGTAACTAGATGGAGTCTTGGGATATTGCTGGCTTTACTCTACCTCATACTAAAA cttctggACTTTTTTGGACATCTAAGAACTTTCAGACGGGTTTTGCGAATTTTTTTTACACGACcg AGTTACGGAGTGGCTGCCAGCAAGAGACAGTGTTCAGATGCGTATGGTATTTGTTCAGTATGTCAAGCTGAATTTCAAAAGCCAATTCTTCTCATCTGTCag CATATATTTTGTGAAGAGTGCATTACCTTATggcttaacagagagaaaacatgTCCGTTGTGCAGAACTGTGATTTCAGACCATGTATACAAATGGAAAGATGGAGCCACTTCATCACAGCTTCAGATATATTAA
- the RNFT1 gene encoding E3 ubiquitin-protein ligase RNFT1 isoform X2: MQANCSQLHSPSGAAGSEDAAASQCVQTRLTGEASCLYCGDVHIQMNSMLKECAENTSSGNTRSGVHSCTHGCAHSRFRSHSHSEARQPDDTNTESGDHGSSSSSEFRYLFKWLQKSIPYILILGVKLFMQHITGISLGIGLLTTFIYANKSIVNQVFLRERCSKIHCAWLLVFLAGSSVLLYYTFHSQSLYYSLIFLNPSLDHSNFWEVLWIVGITDFILKFLFMGLKCLILLVPSFIMPFKSKGYWYMLLEELCQYYRTFVPIPVWFRYLISYGEFGNVTRWSLGILLALLYLILKLRDPWVQIDVSAPPPPGSQALEQAKKMAVSESHLSFHQWWCCAVSSGLAEMLLDFFGHLRTFRRVLRIFFTRPSYGVAASKRQCSDAYGICSVCQAEFQKPILLICQHIFCEECITLWLNREKTCPLCRTVISDHVYKWKDGATSSQLQIY, translated from the exons ATGCAAGCCAACTGTAGCCAACTTCACAGCCCTTCAGGAGCTGCAGGCAGTGAGGATGCTGCAGCTTCCCAGTGTGTTCAAACAAGATTGACAGGAGAAGCTTCCTGTCTTTATTGTGGAGATGTTCATATCCAGATGAACTCCATGCTGAAAGAATGTGCTGAAAATACAAGCTCTGGAAATACAAGGTCAGGTGTCCATAGCTGTACCCATGGATGTGCACATAGTCGCTTCCGGAGTCACTCCCACAGTGAAGCAAGGCAGCCTGATGATACAAACACGGAGTCTGGAGATCATGGTAGTAGCTCCTCCTCAGAATTCCGATATCTCTTCAAATGGTTGCAAAAAAGTATTCCATATATTTTGATTCTGGGTGTCAAACTTTTTATGCAGCATATAACAG GAATTTCTCTTGGAATTGGGCTGCTTACAACTTTTATATATGCAAACAAAAGCATTGTAAATCAGGTTTTTCTAAGA gaaaGGTGCTCAAAGATTCATTGTGCTTGGTTACTGGTATTCTTAGCAGGATCTTCTGTTCTTTTATATTACACCTTTCATTCTCAATCACTTTATTACAG cttaatttttttaaatccttctttGGACCATTCGAACTTCTGGGAAGTGCTTTGGATTGTTGGAATTACAGACTTCATTCTGAAATTCCTCTTCATGGGCTTAAAATGCCTTATTTTATTGGTGCCTTCTTTCATTATGCCTTTTAAATCCAAG ggTTACTGGTATATGCTTTTAGAAGAATTATGTCAGTATTACCGAACTTTTGTTCCCATACCAGTTTGGTTTCGTTACCTTATAAGCTATGGGGAGTTTGGTAATGTAACTAGATGGAGTCTTGGGATATTGCTGGCTTTACTCTACCTCATACTAAAA TTGCGGGACCCCTGGGTACAGATTGATGTttcagcccctcctccacctggGAGCCAAGCACTGGAGCAAGCCAAGAAGATGGCTGTGTCTGAATCCCACCTCTCTTTTCACCAGTGGTGGTGCTGCGCAGTGTCTTCTGGGCTAGCAGAGATG cttctggACTTTTTTGGACATCTAAGAACTTTCAGACGGGTTTTGCGAATTTTTTTTACACGACcg AGTTACGGAGTGGCTGCCAGCAAGAGACAGTGTTCAGATGCGTATGGTATTTGTTCAGTATGTCAAGCTGAATTTCAAAAGCCAATTCTTCTCATCTGTCag CATATATTTTGTGAAGAGTGCATTACCTTATggcttaacagagagaaaacatgTCCGTTGTGCAGAACTGTGATTTCAGACCATGTATACAAATGGAAAGATGGAGCCACTTCATCACAGCTTCAGATATATTAA
- the RNFT1 gene encoding E3 ubiquitin-protein ligase RNFT1 isoform X1: MATPQVSLFYRRQSPKAKKSGSRKKYPRVMQANCSQLHSPSGAAGSEDAAASQCVQTRLTGEASCLYCGDVHIQMNSMLKECAENTSSGNTRSGVHSCTHGCAHSRFRSHSHSEARQPDDTNTESGDHGSSSSSEFRYLFKWLQKSIPYILILGVKLFMQHITGISLGIGLLTTFIYANKSIVNQVFLRERCSKIHCAWLLVFLAGSSVLLYYTFHSQSLYYSLIFLNPSLDHSNFWEVLWIVGITDFILKFLFMGLKCLILLVPSFIMPFKSKGYWYMLLEELCQYYRTFVPIPVWFRYLISYGEFGNVTRWSLGILLALLYLILKLRDPWVQIDVSAPPPPGSQALEQAKKMAVSESHLSFHQWWCCAVSSGLAEMLLDFFGHLRTFRRVLRIFFTRPSYGVAASKRQCSDAYGICSVCQAEFQKPILLICQHIFCEECITLWLNREKTCPLCRTVISDHVYKWKDGATSSQLQIY; the protein is encoded by the exons ATGGCGACTCCCCAAGTCTCCTTATTTTACAG GAGACAGAGCCCTAAAGCAAAGAAATCTGGATCACGGAAAAAGTATCCAAGGGTCATGCAAGCCAACTGTAGCCAACTTCACAGCCCTTCAGGAGCTGCAGGCAGTGAGGATGCTGCAGCTTCCCAGTGTGTTCAAACAAGATTGACAGGAGAAGCTTCCTGTCTTTATTGTGGAGATGTTCATATCCAGATGAACTCCATGCTGAAAGAATGTGCTGAAAATACAAGCTCTGGAAATACAAGGTCAGGTGTCCATAGCTGTACCCATGGATGTGCACATAGTCGCTTCCGGAGTCACTCCCACAGTGAAGCAAGGCAGCCTGATGATACAAACACGGAGTCTGGAGATCATGGTAGTAGCTCCTCCTCAGAATTCCGATATCTCTTCAAATGGTTGCAAAAAAGTATTCCATATATTTTGATTCTGGGTGTCAAACTTTTTATGCAGCATATAACAG GAATTTCTCTTGGAATTGGGCTGCTTACAACTTTTATATATGCAAACAAAAGCATTGTAAATCAGGTTTTTCTAAGA gaaaGGTGCTCAAAGATTCATTGTGCTTGGTTACTGGTATTCTTAGCAGGATCTTCTGTTCTTTTATATTACACCTTTCATTCTCAATCACTTTATTACAG cttaatttttttaaatccttctttGGACCATTCGAACTTCTGGGAAGTGCTTTGGATTGTTGGAATTACAGACTTCATTCTGAAATTCCTCTTCATGGGCTTAAAATGCCTTATTTTATTGGTGCCTTCTTTCATTATGCCTTTTAAATCCAAG ggTTACTGGTATATGCTTTTAGAAGAATTATGTCAGTATTACCGAACTTTTGTTCCCATACCAGTTTGGTTTCGTTACCTTATAAGCTATGGGGAGTTTGGTAATGTAACTAGATGGAGTCTTGGGATATTGCTGGCTTTACTCTACCTCATACTAAAA TTGCGGGACCCCTGGGTACAGATTGATGTttcagcccctcctccacctggGAGCCAAGCACTGGAGCAAGCCAAGAAGATGGCTGTGTCTGAATCCCACCTCTCTTTTCACCAGTGGTGGTGCTGCGCAGTGTCTTCTGGGCTAGCAGAGATG cttctggACTTTTTTGGACATCTAAGAACTTTCAGACGGGTTTTGCGAATTTTTTTTACACGACcg AGTTACGGAGTGGCTGCCAGCAAGAGACAGTGTTCAGATGCGTATGGTATTTGTTCAGTATGTCAAGCTGAATTTCAAAAGCCAATTCTTCTCATCTGTCag CATATATTTTGTGAAGAGTGCATTACCTTATggcttaacagagagaaaacatgTCCGTTGTGCAGAACTGTGATTTCAGACCATGTATACAAATGGAAAGATGGAGCCACTTCATCACAGCTTCAGATATATTAA
- the RNFT1 gene encoding E3 ubiquitin-protein ligase RNFT1 isoform X5, which produces MQANCSQLHSPSGAAGSEDAAASQCVQTRLTGEASCLYCGDVHIQMNSMLKECAENTSSGNTRSGVHSCTHGCAHSRFRSHSHSEARQPDDTNTESGDHGSSSSSEFRYLFKWLQKSIPYILILGVKLFMQHITGISLGIGLLTTFIYANKSIVNQVFLRERCSKIHCAWLLVFLAGSSVLLYYTFHSQSLYYSLIFLNPSLDHSNFWEVLWIVGITDFILKFLFMGLKCLILLVPSFIMPFKSKGYWYMLLEELCQYYRTFVPIPVWFRYLISYGEFGNVTRWSLGILLALLYLILKLLDFFGHLRTFRRVLRIFFTRPSYGVAASKRQCSDAYGICSVCQAEFQKPILLICQHIFCEECITLWLNREKTCPLCRTVISDHVYKWKDGATSSQLQIY; this is translated from the exons ATGCAAGCCAACTGTAGCCAACTTCACAGCCCTTCAGGAGCTGCAGGCAGTGAGGATGCTGCAGCTTCCCAGTGTGTTCAAACAAGATTGACAGGAGAAGCTTCCTGTCTTTATTGTGGAGATGTTCATATCCAGATGAACTCCATGCTGAAAGAATGTGCTGAAAATACAAGCTCTGGAAATACAAGGTCAGGTGTCCATAGCTGTACCCATGGATGTGCACATAGTCGCTTCCGGAGTCACTCCCACAGTGAAGCAAGGCAGCCTGATGATACAAACACGGAGTCTGGAGATCATGGTAGTAGCTCCTCCTCAGAATTCCGATATCTCTTCAAATGGTTGCAAAAAAGTATTCCATATATTTTGATTCTGGGTGTCAAACTTTTTATGCAGCATATAACAG GAATTTCTCTTGGAATTGGGCTGCTTACAACTTTTATATATGCAAACAAAAGCATTGTAAATCAGGTTTTTCTAAGA gaaaGGTGCTCAAAGATTCATTGTGCTTGGTTACTGGTATTCTTAGCAGGATCTTCTGTTCTTTTATATTACACCTTTCATTCTCAATCACTTTATTACAG cttaatttttttaaatccttctttGGACCATTCGAACTTCTGGGAAGTGCTTTGGATTGTTGGAATTACAGACTTCATTCTGAAATTCCTCTTCATGGGCTTAAAATGCCTTATTTTATTGGTGCCTTCTTTCATTATGCCTTTTAAATCCAAG ggTTACTGGTATATGCTTTTAGAAGAATTATGTCAGTATTACCGAACTTTTGTTCCCATACCAGTTTGGTTTCGTTACCTTATAAGCTATGGGGAGTTTGGTAATGTAACTAGATGGAGTCTTGGGATATTGCTGGCTTTACTCTACCTCATACTAAAA cttctggACTTTTTTGGACATCTAAGAACTTTCAGACGGGTTTTGCGAATTTTTTTTACACGACcg AGTTACGGAGTGGCTGCCAGCAAGAGACAGTGTTCAGATGCGTATGGTATTTGTTCAGTATGTCAAGCTGAATTTCAAAAGCCAATTCTTCTCATCTGTCag CATATATTTTGTGAAGAGTGCATTACCTTATggcttaacagagagaaaacatgTCCGTTGTGCAGAACTGTGATTTCAGACCATGTATACAAATGGAAAGATGGAGCCACTTCATCACAGCTTCAGATATATTAA